The genomic segment CGAGGCGATCTACGATAAGCTGAACCCGTTGGAAAAAAACCGGTCAATGGATAGCGATCAGCATTCTTCGCCAGAGGCGATAAACGCGGCATTGCTGTCGAAAAGCCAACCGGAAATAAAAGACGTGTCGCCCACTTCCGGCAAAGGGGTGGCGCCTGAGATCGCCTTAAGAGACATGAATGTGTCAGAATGCGCCCAGTCAATTAATGAGCTTACCGAGTATCAACTTGGGGTAATTGAGACGACAATACTGGCCTATAAACAGCTTGAAATACTTCAGCCAATGGAGAGAAAGGGGAGATCTGCCAGCGCCGAGAATAGCATCCATGACCATATTATTGCCAGCCGCGAACACTTGGCGGAATTGAAAAAAACGATGGAGGGCAAATTCGCTGAAATTAAACAAGATCGTAATGCCCATCCCGACGAGTTAATGGACGCCGCTAAGCTACGCAAAGAGATGCTGGCGATGCTCACCAGTGAATATCAGAAGATGGGCATCAAGCCGCAAGAAGCCAAAAAACGCGCTCTCGTCGCTTATAATGCGGCGCGTACTGATACTCTCAATAATGCCCCCTGGAAAACGATACAGCGGGAGATAAGCCATAACGGCAACCAGTATAGTAGTCTCCAGCGCCCTGTCGCCGAGATGAAACTGGGGGACAGGAGCCTGTTTAGAAATTTGTGTATTTGCCTGATTTTGATATGTTCAATCCAACATCAAAAACAGGTTAATTTATGGACGAAAAACAGTTGCAGGCTCTGGCTAACGAACTGGCCAAAAATCTCAAAACCCCTGAAGATCTCAGTCACTTCGATCGGCTGCTGAAAAAAATCAGCGTCGAAGCAGCTCTCAATGCCGAAATGACCCATCACCTCGGCTACGATAAAAATCAGCCTAAACCGGGGACCAACGCCCGCAACGGCTATTCCACAAAAACCGTTACCACTGGCGATGGCCCGCTGGCGCTGCGTACTCCGCGCGATCGTGACGGTTCCTTTGAACCGCAACTGGTGAAGAAGAACCAGACCCGGATTACCGGGATGGATAACCAGATTTTATCGTTGTACGCCAAAGGGATGACCACCCGCGAGATCGCCGCCGCGTTCAAAGAGCTGTATGACGCCGATGTCTCGCCGGCGCTGGTCTCAAAGGTCACCGATGCGGTCATGGAGCAGGTTGTCGAATGGCAAAACCGGCCTCTGGATGCAGTCTATCCCATTGTTTATCTTGACTATATCGTTCTAAAAGTCCGGCAGGACAGCCGCATCATCAACAAATCTGTGTTCCTGGCGCTGGGCATCAACATCGAAGGCCAGAAAGAGTTGCTAGGTATGTGGCTGGCCGAAAACGAAGGCGCAAAGTTCTGGCTGAACGTGCTGACAGAGCTGAAAAACCGCGGCCTGAACGATATCCTTATCACCTGCGTAGACGGGCTGAAAGGTTTCCCTGACGCTATTAACGCGGTGTATCCGGAGGTGCGGCTCCAGCTGTGTATCGTGCATATGGTGCGCAACAGCCTGCGGTTCGTCTCCTGGAAGGACTACAAGGCCGTCACCCGCGACCTGAAAGCTATCTATCAGGCCCCTACGGAAGAAGCCGGCTTGCAGGCGCTGGAAGCGTTCTCCAGTGCCTGGGACATCCGCTACCCGCAAATAAGTCGAAGCTGGCAGGCAAACTGGGCCAATCTGGCCACGTTCTTTGCCTACCCAACGGACATCCGCAAGGTGATCTACACGACCAACGCCATCGAGTCGTTAAACAGCGTGATCCGGCATGCCATCAAAAAGCGCAAGGTGTTCCCGACCGACGACGCAGTGAAAAAGGTGGTGTGGCTGGCGATACAGGCGGCCTCACAGAAATGGACAATGCCTTTGAGGGACTGGCGCATGGCAATGAGCCGCTTTATTATCGAGTTCGGTGACCGCCTGGACGGTCACTTCTGAGAAAAGGCATTTACACAGAATCGTGTACAGGGTCCCAGCGCTTGTTATTGGCGTGCCACTCTCGGGCAATGTACTCAAATGTAAATTCTCCTGTTGCTTCGGCCATCTCCTCCTGTTGAACTTTCTTTGGATCTACGTTTTTTGCCAATAGCTTCTTGGCTTCATCCCGTTTTGCTCTTGCCTCTGCCAATGAGACAGTGGGGTAAACTCCAAAAGCTAGTTTATCCTCTTTTTTGTCTCCTGGGCGTCGGTACTTCATGCGCCAGTACTTGGAGCCGCGTGGCACAACTTCAAGATACATTCCGCCACCGTTGACAATTTGTAGGGCTTTTCTTTGGGTTTGGCGGTCTCTACCTGCCGAGGATTTAGCTTCATAGGGGGCCTTTTTGCATCGAACCGAAATGGATCCACAAACAAATAGTGCCCCCAACTAAGGGTAGATTGCAATAGACCTCAGTCTTACTCTATAAGAGTGAATGTTCTTTTTAGATAAGGCTTTGTGGGAGGGTTGTAGACTTTAGAATACCACTATAAACGTGTTAGTGGTGCCCGGACTCGGAATCGAACCAAGGACACGGGGATTTTCAATCCCCTGCTCTACCGACTGAGCTATCCGGGCAACGGGCCGCATTAAACCGTATTGGCTCGATTTCGTCAACGGGTTTATCCGAGAATTACGTGAAACCGCCGTCAATTGCTGAGTTTTCAGGCAAAACGCGGAAAATTCAACTCAAAGCGCCGTTTTTCCGGCACAGTGCCAGACGTAAAATATCTTCCGCCAGACGGCGCGCTACCGCTACATCCTGAGCGTTGTGTTTGACCAGCAGTTTGCTCAAGCAGCCCTCTAACACCAGCTCCATTTGCTGGGCGACCATGGTCGGATCGTCAGCCTCAAGCTCTACCAGTAGCGCCCGGGTGTAGCGGTAGGACGCCTGTTTTTGCTGGTCCGCCAGTTGATGGATGGGGTGCGCCGTTGCGGGATAAAAGCTGCAGGCGGCGATAAACAGGCAGCCAGGATAACGCTGTTGCTCAACATGTTCCGCCAAGATCTGATAGCGCGCCAGCAATTTTTGCTGCGCATCCATCGCATCATCTTGGCGTACGCGGTTGCGCCATTCGTCCACTTGGCCGGCATGGTAGCGCAAGCAGTCATAATGCAGCGCCTCGCGATCCGGCCAGTAGACGCTCAACTGCGCTAGCGGCAGCGCCAGCTCATCGGCCAGCATCGGCAGTGATACCCGCGCGAAACCCCGTTGCTCAAGCAGGCTCAGCGCCCGGTCCCGTATATGTTCTCGTTGCACATTTCCTCCTGGTTAACCGGCGGTTGCCTAACTGAGTGTCGCTCACGGCGCCAGTTTCCGCAAATGCTGCGCAAAATCCGCCGCGTTCATAAAACCGGTTACCCGCGAGCCGGGGATCTCGTTGCAGCGGCTATCGAAAAACAAAATTGTCGGCAGCCCCATCACCTGCAGCTGGCTGAGCAGCATTTTTTGCGCGGGCGCATTAGCGGTAACATCCGCCTGAAGCAGAGTCAGGCGATGCATTTGCTCGGCCACGGCGGGATCGCTGAAGGTGTATTTATCGAACTCTTTACAGGCCACGCACCAATCGGCGTACACATCCAGCACCACCGGCTTGCCGGGGGCGGCATTTAGCGCCCGCGTGATTTGCTCAAGCGTTTGCACCGGCTGGAATGCCGGCGCCGCGCCGGTGGTCAACGGCGTGCCAGAGGGCGCTCCCCATAGCCAATCCTGCAGCGGCCGCGCGCCTATCAGCGTCAGGCCAAGCAGCAGCACCGCCAGCAGGCGGCCGCGGGCCTGCAGGCACAGCATAAATCCCCAGCCGAAAAACGCGACCGCCAGGAGGCTCCATAGCCGCGCCCCCCAGTTATCGCCCAAGATGCGCTCCAGCAAGAATACCGGCAGCGCCAGAATAACAAAACCGAACCCCTGTTTGACCTGTTGCATCCAGGGGCCGCTTTTGGGCAGCATTCGATGGCCGAACAGCGCAACCAGCACCAACGGAATACCCATGCCTACCGCATATAGCCACAGCGTAAAACCGCCGAACCACAGATTACCGCTTTGGGCGATGTACAGCAAAATGGCGCTCAGGGGCGCGGTGGTGCAGGGGGAGCAAAACAGGCCCGCCAGCGCGCCCATGATAAAGACGCCGGGTAAGGTGCCTTGACGCTGACGGTTGCTCCAAAGCGTCAGGCGGGTCTGTAGCGCCGGAGGGAGTTGCAGGGTAAACACGCCGAACATCGACAACGCCAGCAGGATAAACAGCACGGCAAGTCCAATCAGCAGCGCGGGCTGTTGCAGCGCCGCCTGGAATTGCAGGCCGGCGGCCGCCACCGCCACGCCCAGCAGGGTATAGGTAATGGCCATCCCCATAACGTAGACCACCGCCAACAGGAGTACCCGGGTGGCGCTAAGCCGCACTCGATTGCCGAGAATGACGGCGGAAATCAGCGGATATATCGGCAGCACGCAGGGCGTGAAGGCGATACCGATGCCAATAAGCAGTGCCCACAGCGGCGAAAACGGCACTCTGTCGCTTTGGGGCGAAGGTGTCGGGACGAGGGCGGTGCTGCCGGGGCCTTTCGCGTCAGCCGGCGCCGCGACGACGGCTGATAAGGGAATGACCTGGGTTTCCGGCGGGTAGCAAAAGCCCGCTTCCGCGCAGCCTTGCCAACTGACGCGCAGCTGGCTGTCGTTTTGCGCCTGCGTCAGCGGCAGCGTGATGCGCAGGTCATCGCGGTAGATCGCCACATCGCCGTAAAACTCATCGTGATGGCGGCTGCCGGCGGGCAGCGTGAAGGCGCCAAGGGTGGCGTTTATCGGCTCCAGCCGGATCTGCTGACGGTACAAGTAGTAGCCGGGATGGACGTCCCAGCTCAGCGTCAATTGCGATCCCTGCTGACGAAAATCGAAGCGGAACGCCTGATCCACCGGAATGAACTGGTTGCCGTGAGTATTGCCGAACAAGGCGGCCTGGGCGGGCGGCGGCAGGCATGCCAGCCACGCCAGCAAGATCAGCGTAAAGAGTCGTTGAGCCATGATAGATAATCGGGGTCGCTGCCGGTGACGGGCAGTACCAATAACTCCGGGGTTTGATAAGGATGATGGGATTTGATGTGCGTGAATACCGCCTGCCGCAGGGCCATGCGGCTTTTGATAAGCAGTTGCACCTCGGCCTGCTGTTCGAGCTCTCCCTGCCAGTAGTAAAGCGACGTGGCGCCAGGCAATAGCGTGACGCACGCGGCGAGGTTGCCGGCCAATAAGCGCTGGGCGATGGCGCGGGCGCAGGCGTCGTCGGGCGCGGTGCAAAGAATGATACACAATCCGGCATCGTCGGGCTGTGGGAGAACGCCTTCCGGCTTGCCGTCTGGGTTATCTGCCATTATCACCCCCTGTGTGGAAAACGCCGGCGGGCATTATAGCCTGTTCGCGCCGCCGGCGACAGTGCAGGGTCAGGACGGGGTATCCTCAGGATAGCGTTTGGCTTTGTATTCAGGATGCATCAAGTTTTGCAGCGAGAAGATATCATCCAGTTGCGCCGCGGTGAGCAGGCCGCGCTCGAGCACGACCTCGCGCACGCTTTTACCGGTCTCGGCACAGATTTTACCGACGATATCGCCGTTGTGGTGGCCGATAAACGGGTTAAGATAGGTCACGATACCGATGGAATTAAAAACATATTGTTCGCAAATAGCCTGGTTGGCGGTAATCCCGCCAATGCATTTGTCCTGTAGATTGAAGGGTCTTCCCCTGTTGTGGTGGCTAAGGGCATTATGATGGCAGTCTTGATTTTTGAGGAGTCTGCCATGGACGAAAAGTCCCTCTATGCCCATATCCTTAACCTGTCCGCACTGTGGCAGGTACAATCCCTTTCTCTTGATGAAAAATCTGGATCAGTGACGGTAATTGTCGGCATTGCCGAGCACACACAACTGGCCTGCCCAACCTGCGGTAAATCCTGCTCCATACATGATCACCGGCGTCGTAAATGGCGTCACCTCGATACCTGTCAGTTCACCACGCTGGTTGAGGCTGATGTCCCCCGCGTTGACTTCCCCGAGCACGGTTGCCAGACACTGCCTGTTCCCTGGGCAGGGTCAGGCAGCCGCTACACCTTGTTGTTCGAAGCCTTTGTTCTTTCATGGCTGAAAGTCAGCACCGTGGATGCTGTCAGAAAGCAGCTCAAACTCAGTTGGAATGCCGTTGACGACATCATGATGCGCGCAGTCAAACGAGGCTTGGCCCGGATAAAACAACCCTTATCCGCCCGTCACCTCTGCGTGGATGAAGTCGGGTTCAAAAAAGGACACCAGTACGTCACCGTTATCTCTGACAGGCAGGGACGCGCTTTGCAACTGACCGACGACCGCGGTGTAGAAAGCCTTGCCAGTTATCTGCGCAGCCTGAGAGATCACCAGCTTGATGAGATAAAAACGCTGTCTATAGACATGAACATGGCCTATATCAGTGCAGCCCGCATCCATCTCCCCAATGCCGTCGATAAAATCGCTTTCGATCACTTCCATGTGGCAAAAATGTTGTGCGCCGTCGTTGATAAAACCCGTCAGGCTGAGATGAAACAGATCCCGTCGTCAGACAGGAAAGACGCCCACCGCTCACGCTATCTATGGTTTTACAGCAAACAAAATCGCCTCGGGTGCCGGGCAGAGAGGTTAGAAGTTGCCCGGCCGGTGTTACCCCAAACGAGCCAGTGCTGGGTAATGAAAGAGCTTGCTCGCGATCTGTGGCACCGCCGCTATGACAATCATAGCCGTAAGCTGTGGCAGGAATGGATGGCGATGGCTAAAGACACCGGCATACCGCTCATGGCCAGCATTGCCCGCATGGTGGCAAAACGCCTTTACGGCATTCTGAATGCAATGAAAAACCGGGTATCAAATGGGAATGCGGAGTCCCTGAACAGCAAAATACGGCTGCTCAGGATCAAGTCACGGGGCTTCAGGAACAAAGAACGTTTCAAGCTGGGCGTAATGTTCCACTATGGGAAACTAAATATGAATTTTTGAGCAATCATTTAAGGGAGTTATAAAATTTTTTTTGCTGGTGATGTTGTATTCGCTCGTCATTCTCCTTTTCTTTTTCCTTTTGCCACATATTGCTGCATCCCGGATCGCTAGGGGTAAGACAATATGGAGTTTTATCAACTTGAGACTCACTTTTCTCCCAAGATAATTTTGGCGTTACCTCTGGTGACAGTGAATAGTCTTTCTTATCAGTGTCATACATCATATTTGGTGAGACCTATGCTGCAACACCATGAAGCAGTAAGATAAATGGGGCATATGCATATTTTTTTAAGCATGACATGAACGTTATTCCTTTAAACGTAAATACGTTTGACATCCATATAGAAGTCCAAGTTCCAGCCAAAAGAATAAGTAAAGTAAAAATGCAGAACTGTCGATTGAGCCACCACAACAGGGGAAGACCCAGATTGAAACAGACATTGGTAAGAATATGCATCGACTCGAACATGGCCTGGCCGATAACCGGCTCCATGACGTTTAACTGCAACTGCCCCGCTTCCGCCGCCATGGTGATGCAGGTATCGTTGCCGATCACCTTGAAGCACACCTGATTTACCACCTCCGGCAGCACGGGGTTGACCTTGGCGGGCATGATAGATGATCCCGCCTGTAGTCGGGCAGATTGATCTCATTCAAGCCGGCTCGCGGGCCAGAAGACAGCAACCGCAGGTCGTTGCATATCTTGGACAGTTTCACCGCCAGGCGTTTCAGCGCGCTGTGGACCATGACATAGGCGCCGCAGTCGGAGGTGGCCTCAATTAAATCCTCGGCCGGGATGCAGGGCAGCCCGCTTATCTCCGCCAGCTTCTCCACCGCCAGCGTCTGGTACCCTTCAGGGGTGTTCAGGCGGGTACCGATAGCGGTCGCGCCGAGGTTCACCTCTAGCAGCAATTGCGCGGTGCGCAGCAGGTTTTTGTTCTCTTCCTTCAGCAGCACGTTAAAGGCGTGGAACTCCTGGCCGAGCGTCATTGGAACCGCGTCCTGCAACTGGGTTCTGCTCATCTTGAGAATGCCGTTGAATTGCTGCGCTTTTTTCTCAAAACCCGCCCCCAGATAATCTATCGCTTCCACCAAGCGCTGGAGCGCGTGATAGACCGCCAGGAGGAAACCGATGGGGTAGGCGTCATTGGTGGACTGACATAAGTTGAGGTGATCGTTGGGATTAAGGAATTGGTATTCCCCTTTTTGGTGCCCCATCAGCTCCAGGCCGATATTCGCCAGCACTTCATTGGTATTCATATTAACGGAGGTGCCGGCGCCACCCTGAAATACATCCACCGGAAACTGATCCATGCAGCGGCCCCGGACCAGAACTTCATCACAGGCGCGGGCGATGATATCGGCGATATCCCGCGGTAGCGTCTTAAGATCTTTATTGGCCAGTGCAGCGGCTTTTTTGA from the Candidatus Sodalis pierantonius str. SOPE genome contains:
- a CDS encoding inositol phosphate phosphatase SopB, which encodes MPEVKLHGHVASMRKIFEQQSPKDAAKDTLVNERNSLNSNLNFLYSLLDGKDSKRPEKQTLTESSERRDPPSVYGKREGFEAIYDKLNPLEKNRSMDSDQHSSPEAINAALLSKSQPEIKDVSPTSGKGVAPEIALRDMNVSECAQSINELTEYQLGVIETTILAYKQLEILQPMERKGRSASAENSIHDHIIASREHLAELKKTMEGKFAEIKQDRNAHPDELMDAAKLRKEMLAMLTSEYQKMGIKPQEAKKRALVAYNAARTDTLNNAPWKTIQREISHNGNQYSSLQRPVAEMKLGDRSLFRNLCICLILICSIQHQKQVNLWTKNSCRLWLTNWPKISKPLKISVTSIGC
- a CDS encoding IS256-like element ISSoEn2 family transposase, with the translated sequence MDEKQLQALANELAKNLKTPEDLSHFDRLLKKISVEAALNAEMTHHLGYDKNQPKPGTNARNGYSTKTVTTGDGPLALRTPRDRDGSFEPQLVKKNQTRITGMDNQILSLYAKGMTTREIAAAFKELYDADVSPALVSKVTDAVMEQVVEWQNRPLDAVYPIVYLDYIVLKVRQDSRIINKSVFLALGINIEGQKELLGMWLAENEGAKFWLNVLTELKNRGLNDILITCVDGLKGFPDAINAVYPEVRLQLCIVHMVRNSLRFVSWKDYKAVTRDLKAIYQAPTEEAGLQALEAFSSAWDIRYPQISRSWQANWANLATFFAYPTDIRKVIYTTNAIESLNSVIRHAIKKRKVFPTDDAVKKVVWLAIQAASQKWTMPLRDWRMAMSRFIIEFGDRLDGHF
- the dicD gene encoding division control transcriptional repressor DicD, encoding MQREHIRDRALSLLEQRGFARVSLPMLADELALPLAQLSVYWPDREALHYDCLRYHAGQVDEWRNRVRQDDAMDAQQKLLARYQILAEHVEQQRYPGCLFIAACSFYPATAHPIHQLADQQKQASYRYTRALLVELEADDPTMVAQQMELVLEGCLSKLLVKHNAQDVAVARRLAEDILRLALCRKNGALS
- a CDS encoding protein-disulfide reductase DsbD, giving the protein MAQRLFTLILLAWLACLPPPAQAALFGNTHGNQFIPVDQAFRFDFRQQGSQLTLSWDVHPGYYLYRQQIRLEPINATLGAFTLPAGSRHHDEFYGDVAIYRDDLRITLPLTQAQNDSQLRVSWQGCAEAGFCYPPETQVIPLSAVVAAPADAKGPGSTALVPTPSPQSDRVPFSPLWALLIGIGIAFTPCVLPIYPLISAVILGNRVRLSATRVLLLAVVYVMGMAITYTLLGVAVAAAGLQFQAALQQPALLIGLAVLFILLALSMFGVFTLQLPPALQTRLTLWSNRQRQGTLPGVFIMGALAGLFCSPCTTAPLSAILLYIAQSGNLWFGGFTLWLYAVGMGIPLVLVALFGHRMLPKSGPWMQQVKQGFGFVILALPVFLLERILGDNWGARLWSLLAVAFFGWGFMLCLQARGRLLAVLLLGLTLIGARPLQDWLWGAPSGTPLTTGAAPAFQPVQTLEQITRALNAAPGKPVVLDVYADWCVACKEFDKYTFSDPAVAEQMHRLTLLQADVTANAPAQKMLLSQLQVMGLPTILFFDSRCNEIPGSRVTGFMNAADFAQHLRKLAP
- the cutA gene encoding divalent cation tolerance protein CutA; protein product: MADNPDGKPEGVLPQPDDAGLCIILCTAPDDACARAIAQRLLAGNLAACVTLLPGATSLYYWQGELEQQAEVQLLIKSRMALRQAVFTHIKSHHPYQTPELLVLPVTGSDPDYLSWLNDSLR
- a CDS encoding ISL3 family transposase, coding for MDEKSLYAHILNLSALWQVQSLSLDEKSGSVTVIVGIAEHTQLACPTCGKSCSIHDHRRRKWRHLDTCQFTTLVEADVPRVDFPEHGCQTLPVPWAGSGSRYTLLFEAFVLSWLKVSTVDAVRKQLKLSWNAVDDIMMRAVKRGLARIKQPLSARHLCVDEVGFKKGHQYVTVISDRQGRALQLTDDRGVESLASYLRSLRDHQLDEIKTLSIDMNMAYISAARIHLPNAVDKIAFDHFHVAKMLCAVVDKTRQAEMKQIPSSDRKDAHRSRYLWFYSKQNRLGCRAERLEVARPVLPQTSQCWVMKELARDLWHRRYDNHSRKLWQEWMAMAKDTGIPLMASIARMVAKRLYGILNAMKNRVSNGNAESLNSKIRLLRIKSRGFRNKERFKLGVMFHYGKLNMNF